The Engraulis encrasicolus isolate BLACKSEA-1 chromosome 4, IST_EnEncr_1.0, whole genome shotgun sequence genome includes a window with the following:
- the LOC134446704 gene encoding patatin-like phospholipase domain-containing protein 2: protein MQQLWAEKQVSRLTQRDLKVYSVVTNITLLQGLCSGEVSFWLAARDRMARYESKTGWNISFAGCGYMGIYYIGVGSCLLERASYLLDDASKIGGSSSGALFGALVVCKVSLAKTCGMMLMMTKEARRRSISALHPTFNLLKVVRDFLEVELPDDAHLLASGRLHISLTRASDGQNVLVSRFASKEELIQALICSSFFPLYCGWMPPTYRDIRYVDGAISDNLPFSSLNNTITVAPFAGESDISPRENPFYYHEIHHSNVSIRLNLNNIYRVTSAFLPPEPQVLAQVCRDGYRDALRFLYENDLLKLDLLPELSSPDGTRMPMCRDREEQRHGNEKNDVRCNSLHKRSAACQHRQHWREETTTTLPAPVERVISKWCEERDGSFGAAGQLSLVKLLIQTLMLTILPVQWVVAFVYRMIEWAPEMCSDLQWLCSLAWELCKRTLSNSTNEGHQKSSADEQLFTFENLSKREISSSYPTPPTTPTLPAATYYPFS from the exons ATGCAACAACTCTGGGCAGAAAAACAAGTGTCTCGACTCACCCAACGTGATCTCAAAGTCTATTCTGTGGTAACCAACATAACGCTACTCCAAGGCTTGTGCTCTGGAGAAGTTTCCTTCTGGTTGGCGGCTAGAGATAGAATGGCCAGGTATGAGTCGAAAACCGGTTGGAATATATCCTTTGCAGGCTGTGGTTATATGGGAATCTATTACATCGGAGTTGGAAGTTGTTTACTGGAAAGAGCCAGTTACCTACTGGATGATGCGTCCAAGATTGGCGGGTCCTCTTCGGGTGCCCTGTTTGGAGCTTTGGTTGTGTGTAAAGTATCATTGG ccAAGACGTGTGgcatgatgctgatgatgacaaAGGAGGCTCGCCGGAGGAGCATCAGCGCCCTGCATCCCACCTTCAACCTGCTCAAGGTCGTCCGGGACTTTCTGGAGGTCGAGCTGCCAGACGACGCCCATCTGCTGGCGAGCGGCCGGCTGCACATATCCCTGACGCGCGCCTCGGATGGACAGAACGTTCTAGTATCCCGCTTCGCCTCCAAGGAGGAGCTCATCCAG GCCCTCATCTGTAGTAGTTTCTTCCCCCTCTACTGTGGCTGGATGCCTCCCACCTATCGGGACATT AGGTATGTAGATGGTGCCATCAGTGACAACCTGCCCTTCTCCTCGCTCAACAACACCATCACTGTCGCCCCGTTCGCGGGAGAGAGTGACATCAGTCCGCGCGAGAATCCTTTTTACTACCATGAAATACACCACAGCAACGTCAGCATACGACTGAACTTAAACAATATCTATCGAGTGACCAGCGCCTTCCTGCCTCCAGAGCCACAG GTTCTTGCCCAAGTCTGTCGGGATGGATACAGGGACGCGCTGAGATTCCTGTACGAGAACG ACCTTTTGAAACTGGACCTGTTGCCTGAGCTGAGTTCTCCTGATGGAACACGGATGCCCAtgtgcagagacagagaggagcagCGTCATGGCAATGAGAAGAACGATGTGAGGTGTAATAGCCTACATAAGAGGTCGGCTGCATGTCAACACAGGCAACACTGGAGGGAAGAAACGACCACAACCCTTCCTGCTCCCGTTGAAAGAG TGATTTCCAAGTGGTGTGAAGAGAGGGACGGGTCGTTTGGGGCAGCGGGACAGCTTTCTCTTGTGAAACTGTTGATCCAAACCCTGATGCTGACCATCCTGCCAGTACAGTGGGTGGTGGCCTTTGTTTACAG AATGATCGAGTGGGCTCCAGAGATGTGTTCAGATCTGCAGTGGCTGTGCAGTCTAGCGTGGGAGCTCTGCAAACGAACTCTGTCAAACAG CACAAATGAAGGCCACCAGAAGAGCTCAGCTGATGAGCAACTGTTTACCTTTGAAAACCTTTCTAAGCGGGAAATATCCTCATCGTATCCTACACCGCCCACCACACCTACACTGCCTGCAGCTACCTACTATCCATTTTCTTAA
- the tdg.1 gene encoding thymine DNA glycosylase, tandem duplicate 1 isoform X2: MEGGMENGGMMEMPGAGVHPQALAPQAPQQAPAKKRGRAAPKEPKPKPEPKPKPPPKAKAEPKAKPGPKPKKAKLDKGAPEGGEGQEKIDETFKKVRRKVDRFKGMTEEEVMKRTLPDILKPNLDYVIIGINPGLVAAFIGRWFPGPGNHFWKCLFLSGFTDELLNHMADTSLPEKYGIGFTNMVARATPGSKDLSTKELREGGKILVEKLKQYSPLIAVFNGKCIFEMFCREIFGKKPKKLEFGLQPQRIPDCTTALYLMPSSSARCAQFPRAQDKVHFYIKLRELRDELKGQAKPKEVEELSYSFDLGLAKEDAKRMAVKEEQYDPGYEAAYGGAYAEPGSEAAGPAGQSNGHCTFSANAETADTAEKAPAAGAAEGLLPDGQWMTQTFDDQIPDITASS, encoded by the exons ATGGAGGGAGGCATGGAGAACGGCGGCATGATGGAGATGCCCGGCGCTGGGGTTCACCCTCAGGCCCTCGCACCGCAGGCTCCACAACAAG CACCTGCCAAGAAGCGAGGGCGAGCAGCACCTAAAGAGCCCAAACCGAAGCCAGAACCGAAGCCCAAACCCCCACCTAAGGCCAAGGCTGAACCCAAAGCCAAACCAGGGCCAAAGCCCAAAAAGGCCAAGCTGGACAAGGGCGCcccagagggaggagaggggcaggagaagATCGACGAGACCTTCAAGAAAGTGAGGAGGAAGGTGGATCGCTTCAAAGGCATGACGGAGGAGGAGGTCATGAAAAGGACACTACCAGACATCCTCAAACCCAATCTGGATTACGTCATA ATTGGCATCAATCCTGGACTGGTGGCAGCTTTCATAGGCAGGTGGTTCCCTGGGCCTGGAAACCACTTCT ggaAGTGTCTGTTCCTGTCTGGTTTCACGGACGAGCTGCTGAACCACATGGCAGACACCAGCTTGCCTGAAAAATACGGCATCGGCTTCACCAACATGGTCGCCAGGGCAACGCCAGGAAGCAAAGACCTCTCCAC AAAAGAACTCAGGGAAGGAGGCAAAATTTTGGTTGAAAAACTCAAGCAATATAGCCCTCTTATAGCGGTATTCAATGGAAAAT GCATCTTTGAGATGTTCTGCAGGGAGATCTTTGGAAAGAAACCAAAGAAACTGGAATTTGGCCTTCAGCCTCAACGGATTCCTGACTGTACAACG GCTCTGTATCTGATGCCCTCCTCTAGTGCCCGCTGTGCGCAGTTCCCGCGTGCGCAGGACAAAGTGCACTTCTACATCAAGCTGAGGGAGCTGCGGGACGAGCTGAAGGGACAGGCCAAACCTAAAGAGGTGGAGGAGCTCAGCTACAGCTTCGACCTGGGATTGGCcaaag AGGATGCTAAGAGGATGGCAGTGAAGGAGGAGCAGTATGATCCCGGGTACGAGGCGGCCTACGGGGGCGCGTACGCTGAGCCAGGCTCCGAAGCAGCGGGACCAGCGGGACAGAGCAATGGCCACTGCACCTTCTCAGCTAACGCAGAGACGGCAG ACACTGCAGAGAAGGCCCCTGCGGCTGGTGCTGCTGAAGGACTCCTCCCTGACGGCCAGTGGATGACCCAGACCTTCGACGATCAGATCCCCGACATCACAGCCTCCTCATGA
- the tdg.1 gene encoding thymine DNA glycosylase, tandem duplicate 1 isoform X1, whose translation MEERPYGSVPVPSEYLQNWVTAAQQHLQTLQAQYPHLANGAHGGHYMEGGMENGGMMEMPGAGVHPQALAPQAPQQAPAKKRGRAAPKEPKPKPEPKPKPPPKAKAEPKAKPGPKPKKAKLDKGAPEGGEGQEKIDETFKKVRRKVDRFKGMTEEEVMKRTLPDILKPNLDYVIIGINPGLVAAFIGRWFPGPGNHFWKCLFLSGFTDELLNHMADTSLPEKYGIGFTNMVARATPGSKDLSTKELREGGKILVEKLKQYSPLIAVFNGKCIFEMFCREIFGKKPKKLEFGLQPQRIPDCTTALYLMPSSSARCAQFPRAQDKVHFYIKLRELRDELKGQAKPKEVEELSYSFDLGLAKEDAKRMAVKEEQYDPGYEAAYGGAYAEPGSEAAGPAGQSNGHCTFSANAETADTAEKAPAAGAAEGLLPDGQWMTQTFDDQIPDITASS comes from the exons ATGGAAGAGAGGCCTTATGGATCTGTGCCTGTCCCCTCGGAATATCTCCAAAATTG GGTTACAGCTGCACAGCAGCATCTGCAGACGTTACAGGCCCAGTACCCTCACCTGGCTAACGGGGCTCACGGGGGTCACTACATGGAGGGAGGCATGGAGAACGGCGGCATGATGGAGATGCCCGGCGCTGGGGTTCACCCTCAGGCCCTCGCACCGCAGGCTCCACAACAAG CACCTGCCAAGAAGCGAGGGCGAGCAGCACCTAAAGAGCCCAAACCGAAGCCAGAACCGAAGCCCAAACCCCCACCTAAGGCCAAGGCTGAACCCAAAGCCAAACCAGGGCCAAAGCCCAAAAAGGCCAAGCTGGACAAGGGCGCcccagagggaggagaggggcaggagaagATCGACGAGACCTTCAAGAAAGTGAGGAGGAAGGTGGATCGCTTCAAAGGCATGACGGAGGAGGAGGTCATGAAAAGGACACTACCAGACATCCTCAAACCCAATCTGGATTACGTCATA ATTGGCATCAATCCTGGACTGGTGGCAGCTTTCATAGGCAGGTGGTTCCCTGGGCCTGGAAACCACTTCT ggaAGTGTCTGTTCCTGTCTGGTTTCACGGACGAGCTGCTGAACCACATGGCAGACACCAGCTTGCCTGAAAAATACGGCATCGGCTTCACCAACATGGTCGCCAGGGCAACGCCAGGAAGCAAAGACCTCTCCAC AAAAGAACTCAGGGAAGGAGGCAAAATTTTGGTTGAAAAACTCAAGCAATATAGCCCTCTTATAGCGGTATTCAATGGAAAAT GCATCTTTGAGATGTTCTGCAGGGAGATCTTTGGAAAGAAACCAAAGAAACTGGAATTTGGCCTTCAGCCTCAACGGATTCCTGACTGTACAACG GCTCTGTATCTGATGCCCTCCTCTAGTGCCCGCTGTGCGCAGTTCCCGCGTGCGCAGGACAAAGTGCACTTCTACATCAAGCTGAGGGAGCTGCGGGACGAGCTGAAGGGACAGGCCAAACCTAAAGAGGTGGAGGAGCTCAGCTACAGCTTCGACCTGGGATTGGCcaaag AGGATGCTAAGAGGATGGCAGTGAAGGAGGAGCAGTATGATCCCGGGTACGAGGCGGCCTACGGGGGCGCGTACGCTGAGCCAGGCTCCGAAGCAGCGGGACCAGCGGGACAGAGCAATGGCCACTGCACCTTCTCAGCTAACGCAGAGACGGCAG ACACTGCAGAGAAGGCCCCTGCGGCTGGTGCTGCTGAAGGACTCCTCCCTGACGGCCAGTGGATGACCCAGACCTTCGACGATCAGATCCCCGACATCACAGCCTCCTCATGA